TAGAGCCGAATAAGAGAAAAAAGTGAATGATGAACTTCGAAAATTAATTAATGATGTTAATGGAAAATACATCGTTGACCAGAATATCGATTAATGATGTTAAAGGAAAATACTCCGTTGACCAGAATTTCGATTAATGATGTTAAAGGATAACACTTCGTTGACCAGAATATCGTTTTTACATAAGAGTCATAGGAGGATTCGAAAGGGCTGCCGCGCGGCTTTTACGTATACGGGAGTAGCTCCAATGACTAAAACGTGAAATTGATAAATTAAGATATGTATAAATTTCAACACAACGGTTGAGAAGCAGAGGGGAGCAGATATTTTGAACGATTTTTCGGCGATTATCGAGCAATACTTGCAGCATCTGGACCGTTATTCGATCGAGCAGCTGCGATTTAAATGCAAAGAAGACGTATGGTCGATCGGGCAAATGTATATCCACGTCATCGAAGTGGCGAAAGAGTACATCGGACATATTGAAACCTGCTCCAAGGCATCACGAGATGAGCCTGAAGGCAAGACGGAAGATGGAACGAAAGCGCTCGCCGAAAAAGAGTGGCCCAATATTCGTGTGAAACTTGAGGAATCGCCCAACGCGACCAAAAACCCCGAGAGCATGGATGAAATTATTGCTGGTCTGGAGCAAGTGCTAGAGAAGTTAGCACTGTGGGAGAGATTCGCAGACGAGGCGAATCCGGCGTGCAAGGTGCGGCATGGCTGGTTTGGCTGGCTCAACGCGCGTGAATGGTTTGAGATGGTTGGTATGCACAGCAGGCACCATTTGCGCCAGAAGGCGAGGCTGGACGAGAAATTGGCGGCGGCAGGCATAGGATAGATTTTATAACTTAAAGCGGGTCGGCAGCTAACGTTCATGTGTACGGAAAGACAGGAGATCACGCCATGGAGCATGATCTCCTTTTTCAGTTCGTTTAGTTCAAATCGCAAACCTGGCCTATGAAAAGATTTTCATAATGACTTGCAGCGCTTCGTTAAACGATGCAGCGAACCTTGATATTGTTCGATCTGCTTCTGGAGCCGTTGGCACGTCCATTTTTTTGCTCATATCACGACGGACAATCCTATACATATAAGATATCTGGAAAAGAAAGCCATGAGCGGGGAGGGATCGAAGTGGAGTGGGAAGGGTTGCTGCTGCCCCTGTTTTGGCTGCTGCTGCTTGTGTTTGTCGTCCAGACGGCTCTCGCGAAAATCAGATGGATTCAAATTCCGTCCATTATTGCGTACGTCATGCTCGGTATGCTGCTGGAAAATAGCGGGCTGCTCCATTTGCAAGGTGTAGCCTGGCTGCACGGCTTGAGTCAGCTCGGACTGTTCTATCTGATGTTCCTATCCGGGCTCGAGATCGATCTGGAGCTGCTGCGGATCAGGAGAGGCGGACCCAGACTGCGGGAGCATCCGGTCGTCCTCGGCCTGCTGGCTTTCACCTTGAGCGTGGGCATCGCTTACTTGCTCGGCCTGCGCATGCAGCAGATCGATCCGACGGTCCACGCCTGGATGATCATGCTCATTTTGTCGACCACGTCTCTGGGCATCGTCATGCCTGTTTTGCGCGAGTATGGCTTGATACGCAGCCGTTACGGCCAGACGCTGCTGACGGCCGCTTTTATCGCCGATTTGCTGACGATGCTGCTGCTGTCGATCGTCTCGGGGCTTCACGAGTCCGGCTTCACCTGGCGGCAGGCCTCCGTCGGCCTATTGCTTCCACTGCTCGTTATTTGCTACCAGGCGATCCTTCATTTCCGGCACACGGAAGTTTGGCGAAGGCAGGGAGCGGCCGGCTCGCCTTTCAAGCTGCAGGCGGTGTTCGCCGTTCTGGGCTTGTACGGCATCGCCACCGATCTGACCGGCGCGGAGCCGATCCTAGGCGGCTTCCTGGCTGGACTTCTGCTGGCCAGCTTCCGCCTCCGCGAACATCATCCGATCAGACAACAACTGGAAGGCTTCGGCTACGCGTTTATTATCCCTATTTTTTTTCTGATGGTCGGGGGGCAATTCGATGTGCGCGCTTTTCTAGCCTCTCCGCAGACGTTATTATGGGTGCCGATGCTTGTCGGAACTGCGTATGTGGTGAAGGTGCTGCCGATGATGGTGATGATCCGCAAACTGGGGCTTAGAAAAGCGCTCGCAGGCGGATTTCTGCTCTCCTCGAGAATGACGCTGGTCGTCGTAGCGGCCACGATCGGCATCCGGATGGGCGTCATACCGGCCAAACTGGAGGATGCACTGATCGTAATGGCCATGATTACTTCGATTTTGTCGCCGCTTATTTTTACAATCGGTCACCGTGCCAAACCTGCCCGCTAAAGAAAGCTCCGGAAATCCGGCACGAGCGAATAACCCGTCCCATAACCAGGGCCGGGTTTCTTCTGTTTTGAAAATGCATTCGACGAGATAAGGAACAGGAGTACGAGCTCCTAATCGATTCCGACGTAAAATCCCAATACTATTAGGGGGGGAGCATAAATGTATTGCAATGGGAACGTACATTCGGTATTATTGAATACAAAATGAGGAAAAAAGGTAAAATCGAATCCTCATTTTCTAATGTCTCAGCCTTTTCTCGACAAACCACCCCTTACATACAGCCAGGTAAACAACCGGACAACAGCACTTAACTTAATGATTGCTATGGTAAGAGAGATTCATTATCATACCGGTCAAATCGTTTATATTGCAAAAATAAGGAAAGGAACACTTGTGTGGGATTAAGATAAAAGAGGGCCTGTTCTGCTTTGTTTACGAGGGGAAGAAACATTTGATGAATCTTCAAAAGATGGGCAATATTTTGATGGGTAATATTGTTTAATGCTGTCGAAAAATAGAAAATTGGCACCGATTTTAGGATACCACGAACACGATATGATCTACTCGCAAGTCTTCGTTTTTAGCGAATGGAAAGGTGACTATTACAAGCTAGGTCGGCAATTCGGGGTTTAAAAAAGTTATACTACATGGTGTAAATATTTAGTTCGAAGGTTTTAATTCATCCTAACCGGCAGGACTCGAAATAATAGTCAATATTTATCTTGTTGCCTCATTTAATCCATGCTAAGGTCTTGGCATAGGAAAACTAAATTGATGATATCAAGAAAAAATGGAGGTAATATACATGAGTGGTATATAGTTTCCTGCCCGTCTCGATCCCTCGATAATGCCGGATTCACTGCCGGATCTCAGTTTGTTTTCTTGCTGCCCTATACTACATGACGGCTACCTTGATCAGTCATTTGGCTTCATACGATCCGAGGCACTGTCTATCTCTCTCTCTAACTTCACACTCCCCCAAAACGTATGAGCCGTTTTCGAGATTTTGTAAACCGTTGCATTGATTTTCCGCCATTCGCCGAAACGATTCAGCAACCGTCCCGCCGCCAAATCGTTCTCCCTAATTTTTCTAAATGTTTTCCAAAGATTGCCCAAGAACCCCCTTTTTGGGTTCCAAATGTTATAGAATCTGGTTAAAAAAAGGGGGCAAATGATTTCTGGGAGGTGTGCCTTTGATTGCGTTTCTGTTTCCCGGTCAAGGTTCGCAATACGTCGGGATGGGCAAAAGTCTGGTCGAGAATTTCCACGCAGCCAGAAGAACGTTCGAAGAAGCGGATGACGTCCTGAACATGAATTTATCGGCTTTATGTTTTGAAGGCGAGCAAGCCCAATTAACGAGGACGGAATATGCACAGCCTGCCATACTGACGGCCAGCGTAGCCGCATACCGCGTTTATATGGACGAAATCGGACTTCAACCGTTCGTTGCCGCAGGGCATAGCTTAGGCGAGTTCTCCGCCTTAACCTGCAGCGGAGCGATTTCGTTCGCGGATGCTTTGCGCATCGTGCGTAAGCGGGGCCTATTGATGCAGGAAGCCGTTCCGAACGGA
This genomic window from Paenibacillus humicola contains:
- a CDS encoding DinB family protein is translated as MNDFSAIIEQYLQHLDRYSIEQLRFKCKEDVWSIGQMYIHVIEVAKEYIGHIETCSKASRDEPEGKTEDGTKALAEKEWPNIRVKLEESPNATKNPESMDEIIAGLEQVLEKLALWERFADEANPACKVRHGWFGWLNAREWFEMVGMHSRHHLRQKARLDEKLAAAGIG
- a CDS encoding cation:proton antiporter, with product MEWEGLLLPLFWLLLLVFVVQTALAKIRWIQIPSIIAYVMLGMLLENSGLLHLQGVAWLHGLSQLGLFYLMFLSGLEIDLELLRIRRGGPRLREHPVVLGLLAFTLSVGIAYLLGLRMQQIDPTVHAWMIMLILSTTSLGIVMPVLREYGLIRSRYGQTLLTAAFIADLLTMLLLSIVSGLHESGFTWRQASVGLLLPLLVICYQAILHFRHTEVWRRQGAAGSPFKLQAVFAVLGLYGIATDLTGAEPILGGFLAGLLLASFRLREHHPIRQQLEGFGYAFIIPIFFLMVGGQFDVRAFLASPQTLLWVPMLVGTAYVVKVLPMMVMIRKLGLRKALAGGFLLSSRMTLVVVAATIGIRMGVIPAKLEDALIVMAMITSILSPLIFTIGHRAKPAR